A genome region from Pseudorca crassidens isolate mPseCra1 chromosome 20, mPseCra1.hap1, whole genome shotgun sequence includes the following:
- the RRAS gene encoding ras-related protein R-Ras isoform X2: MSSGAASGTGRGRPRGGGPGPGDPPPSETHKLVVVGGGGVGKSALTIQFIQSYFVSDYDPTIEDSYTKICMVDGVPARLDILDTAGQEEFGAMREQYMRAGHGFLLVFAINDRQSFNEVGKLFTQILRVKDRDDFPIVLVGNKADLETQRQVPRSEASTFSASHHVAYFEASAKLRLNVDEAFEQLVRAVRKYQEQELPPCPPSAPRKKDGGCPCVLL, from the exons ATGAGCAGCGGGGCGGCGTCCGGGACAGGGCGGGGGCGGCCCCGGGGCGGGGGGCCGGGGCCCGGGGACCCCCCACCCAGCGAGACACACAAGCTGGTGGTCGTGGGCGGCGGCGGCGTGGGCAAGAGCGCGCTGACCATCCAGTTCATCCAG TCTTACTTCGTGTCTGACTACGACCCCACTATTGAAGACTCCTACACGAAGATCTGCATGGTGGATGGCGTCCCAGCCCGGCTAGACA tTCTGGACACCGCTGGCCAGGAGGAGTTCGGTGCTATGCGGGAACAGTACATGCGCGCCGGCCATGGCTTCCTGCTGGTGTTTGCCATTAATGACCGGCAGAG TTTCAACGAGGTGGGCAAGCTCTTCACGCAGATCCTCCGAGTCAAGGACCGAGATGACTTCCCCATCGTGTTGGTCGGGAACAAGGCAGATCTGGAGACACAGCGCCAG GTCCCCCGATCCGAAGCCTCCACCTTCAGCGCCTCCCACCACGTGGCCTACTTCGAGGCCTCAGCCAAACTGCGCCTCAATGTGGACGAGGCCTTCGAGCAGCTGGTGCGGGCCGTCCG GAAGTACCAGGAACAAGAGCTCCCGCCCTGCCCTCCCAGCGCCCCCAGGAAGAAGGACGGGGGTTGCCCCTGCGTCCTCCTGTAG
- the RRAS gene encoding ras-related protein R-Ras isoform X1, with translation MPQPWAPCTQGQTQSWPKAWLEAGRKGGARPAGGAASPQPDWNRDLPLGGDTGSCPKRRRGRGRRRRRKKKKKKEGRERGGGGGRAIDSKSYFVSDYDPTIEDSYTKICMVDGVPARLDILDTAGQEEFGAMREQYMRAGHGFLLVFAINDRQSFNEVGKLFTQILRVKDRDDFPIVLVGNKADLETQRQVPRSEASTFSASHHVAYFEASAKLRLNVDEAFEQLVRAVRKYQEQELPPCPPSAPRKKDGGCPCVLL, from the exons atgccccagccctgggccccttGCACCCAGGGGCAGACCCAAAGCTGGCCCAAAGCCTGGCTGGAGGcgggcaggaagggaggggcccGGCCTGCGGGCGGGGCAGCTTCTCCGCAGCCGGATTGGAACCGGGACCTTCCCCTGGGAGGAGACACTGGAAGCTGCccgaagaggaggagggggagggggaggaggagaaggaggaagaagaagaaaaaaaaagagggaagagaaagaggaggaggaggagggagagctaTAGACAGCAAG TCTTACTTCGTGTCTGACTACGACCCCACTATTGAAGACTCCTACACGAAGATCTGCATGGTGGATGGCGTCCCAGCCCGGCTAGACA tTCTGGACACCGCTGGCCAGGAGGAGTTCGGTGCTATGCGGGAACAGTACATGCGCGCCGGCCATGGCTTCCTGCTGGTGTTTGCCATTAATGACCGGCAGAG TTTCAACGAGGTGGGCAAGCTCTTCACGCAGATCCTCCGAGTCAAGGACCGAGATGACTTCCCCATCGTGTTGGTCGGGAACAAGGCAGATCTGGAGACACAGCGCCAG GTCCCCCGATCCGAAGCCTCCACCTTCAGCGCCTCCCACCACGTGGCCTACTTCGAGGCCTCAGCCAAACTGCGCCTCAATGTGGACGAGGCCTTCGAGCAGCTGGTGCGGGCCGTCCG GAAGTACCAGGAACAAGAGCTCCCGCCCTGCCCTCCCAGCGCCCCCAGGAAGAAGGACGGGGGTTGCCCCTGCGTCCTCCTGTAG